The following coding sequences lie in one Arachis hypogaea cultivar Tifrunner chromosome 4, arahy.Tifrunner.gnm2.J5K5, whole genome shotgun sequence genomic window:
- the LOC112797660 gene encoding probable WRKY transcription factor 12, producing the protein MQGGERSGVPNYELQVPFTNITTPSQAIIHEMNFVQFEENHLLGFLSPTSSQSQSSQLSQSLDAATILATTTTPATIATTTATTKNWHNKQVGTLDPKAVNDENCTGNSSEGNNNITWWKSSAATEKNKVKMRRKLREPRFCFQTRSDVDVLDDGYKWRKYGQKVVKNSLHPRSYYRCTHSNCRVKKRVERLSEDCRMVITTYEGRHNHIPSDDSNSSDHECFTSF; encoded by the exons ATGCAAGGAGGAGAGAGAAGTGGTGTTCCCAATTATGAGCTTCAAGTTCCATTCACCAACATCACCACACCTTCACAAGCCATAATCCATGAAATGAACTTTGTTCAGTTTGAAGAAAACCACCTTCTTGGCTTCTTGTCACCTACTTCATCACAATCTCAATCTTCTCAACTCTCTCAATCCTTAGATGCTGCCACCATCCTTGCCACCACAACTACGCCCGCCACAATTGCAACCACAACCGCCACAACAAAAAATTGGCATAACAAGCAG GTGGGAACTCTGGATCCAAAGGCTGTGAATGATGAAAATTGCACTGGAAATTCTAGTGAAGGCAACAATAATATTACATG GTGGAAGAGTAGTGCAGCCACAGAGAAGAACAAGGTGAAAATGAGAAGGAAACTAAGAGAGCCAAGGTTTTGTTTCCAAACAAGAAGTGATGTTGATGTTCTTGATGATGGTTATAAATGGAGGAAATATGGCCAAAAAGTTGTCAAGAACAGCCTTCATCCAAg GAGTTATTACAGGTGTACACATAGCAACTGCAGGGTGAAGAAGAGAGTTGAAAGACTCTCAGAAGATTGTAGAATGGTGATAACCACTTATGAAGGTAGACACAATCACATCCCTTCCGATGACTCAAATTCTTCAGACCATGAATGTTTCActtctttttaa
- the LOC112797659 gene encoding uncharacterized protein isoform X2 gives MFADIQNCLAEIVTGSTAWLGRGLSCVCAQRRESDARPSFDLTPVQEESLQRLQSRIDVPYDSSIPEHQDALRALWNAAYPEEELHGLISEQWKEMGWQGKDPSTDFRGGGFISLENLLFFARNFPKSFQDLLRKQEGDRSVWEYPFAVAGVNITFMLIQMLDLEAVKPRTLVGATFLKFLAENESAFDLLYCITFKLMDHQWLSMRASYMDFNTVMKATRRQLEKELLLEDLTRLEDVPSYKLLSR, from the exons ATGTTTGCGGATATTCAAAATTGCCTTG CTGAGATTGTGACAGGATCAACAGCATGGCTTGGCAGAGGTCTGTCTTGTGTCTGTGcacagaggagagagagtgatgcTCGTCCCTCTTTTGATCTAACTCCAGTCCAg GAGGAAAGCCTACAGAGGTTACAGAGTCGTATAGATGTCCCGTATGATAGTTCTATTCCTGAACACCAG GATGCTCTAAGGGCTTTATGGAATGCTGCATATCCTGAGGAAGAACTCCATGGCTTGATTTCTGAGCAGTGGAAGGAAATGGGCTGGCAAGGGAAGGATCCATCGACAGATTTTAG GGGTGGTGGTTTCATATCATTGGAGAATTTGCTGTTCTTTGCCAGGAATTTCCCG AAATCGTTTCAGGATCTTTTGCGGAAGCAGGAAGGAGATCGATCAGTGTGGGAATACCCATTTGCTGTTGCCGGTGTTAACATCACATTTATGCTTATTCAGATGCTGGATCTTGAAGCAG TCAAACCACGGACACTGGTGGGAGCAACATTTCTAAAATTTCTTGCAG AAAATGAATCAGCTTTTGATCTTCTCTATTGTATAACATTCAAGCTGATGGATCATCAATGGCTTTCCATGCGTGCGTCATACATGGATTTTAAT ACAGTAATGAAAGCAACGCGCCGGCAGCTGGAGAAAGAGCTTCTGCTTGAAGACCTAACACGGCTAGAAGATGTACCCTCATACAAACTTCTTTCACGATAG
- the LOC112797659 gene encoding uncharacterized protein isoform X1 — translation MDDRGGSFVAVRRISQGIDRSNTCHSTSAEIVTGSTAWLGRGLSCVCAQRRESDARPSFDLTPVQEESLQRLQSRIDVPYDSSIPEHQDALRALWNAAYPEEELHGLISEQWKEMGWQGKDPSTDFRGGGFISLENLLFFARNFPKSFQDLLRKQEGDRSVWEYPFAVAGVNITFMLIQMLDLEAVKPRTLVGATFLKFLAENESAFDLLYCITFKLMDHQWLSMRASYMDFNTVMKATRRQLEKELLLEDLTRLEDVPSYKLLSR, via the exons ATGGACGATAGAGGTGGATCGTTCGTTGCTGTTAGGAGGATTTCGCAGGGTATTGATCGAAGCAACACGTGCCATTCAACCTCTG CTGAGATTGTGACAGGATCAACAGCATGGCTTGGCAGAGGTCTGTCTTGTGTCTGTGcacagaggagagagagtgatgcTCGTCCCTCTTTTGATCTAACTCCAGTCCAg GAGGAAAGCCTACAGAGGTTACAGAGTCGTATAGATGTCCCGTATGATAGTTCTATTCCTGAACACCAG GATGCTCTAAGGGCTTTATGGAATGCTGCATATCCTGAGGAAGAACTCCATGGCTTGATTTCTGAGCAGTGGAAGGAAATGGGCTGGCAAGGGAAGGATCCATCGACAGATTTTAG GGGTGGTGGTTTCATATCATTGGAGAATTTGCTGTTCTTTGCCAGGAATTTCCCG AAATCGTTTCAGGATCTTTTGCGGAAGCAGGAAGGAGATCGATCAGTGTGGGAATACCCATTTGCTGTTGCCGGTGTTAACATCACATTTATGCTTATTCAGATGCTGGATCTTGAAGCAG TCAAACCACGGACACTGGTGGGAGCAACATTTCTAAAATTTCTTGCAG AAAATGAATCAGCTTTTGATCTTCTCTATTGTATAACATTCAAGCTGATGGATCATCAATGGCTTTCCATGCGTGCGTCATACATGGATTTTAAT ACAGTAATGAAAGCAACGCGCCGGCAGCTGGAGAAAGAGCTTCTGCTTGAAGACCTAACACGGCTAGAAGATGTACCCTCATACAAACTTCTTTCACGATAG
- the LOC112797659 gene encoding uncharacterized protein isoform X3 gives MGWQGKDPSTDFRGGGFISLENLLFFARNFPKSFQDLLRKQEGDRSVWEYPFAVAGVNITFMLIQMLDLEAVKPRTLVGATFLKFLAENESAFDLLYCITFKLMDHQWLSMRASYMDFNTVMKATRRQLEKELLLEDLTRLEDVPSYKLLSR, from the exons ATGGGCTGGCAAGGGAAGGATCCATCGACAGATTTTAG GGGTGGTGGTTTCATATCATTGGAGAATTTGCTGTTCTTTGCCAGGAATTTCCCG AAATCGTTTCAGGATCTTTTGCGGAAGCAGGAAGGAGATCGATCAGTGTGGGAATACCCATTTGCTGTTGCCGGTGTTAACATCACATTTATGCTTATTCAGATGCTGGATCTTGAAGCAG TCAAACCACGGACACTGGTGGGAGCAACATTTCTAAAATTTCTTGCAG AAAATGAATCAGCTTTTGATCTTCTCTATTGTATAACATTCAAGCTGATGGATCATCAATGGCTTTCCATGCGTGCGTCATACATGGATTTTAAT ACAGTAATGAAAGCAACGCGCCGGCAGCTGGAGAAAGAGCTTCTGCTTGAAGACCTAACACGGCTAGAAGATGTACCCTCATACAAACTTCTTTCACGATAG